A window of Lysobacter terrestris contains these coding sequences:
- the cutA gene encoding divalent-cation tolerance protein CutA, protein MSVMLAYSTCPDPASAERIARALVDERLAACVNRLPGVQSTYRWQGQVEQADEVLLLIKTTTDRLDAMTARLRALHPHELPEVIAVEVHSGLPAYLDWVAAETAPTAVPGPPAQTPE, encoded by the coding sequence ATGTCCGTCATGCTCGCCTACAGCACCTGCCCCGACCCGGCCAGCGCCGAGCGGATCGCACGCGCGCTGGTGGACGAGCGCCTGGCCGCCTGCGTGAACCGGCTGCCGGGCGTGCAGTCGACCTATCGCTGGCAGGGGCAGGTCGAGCAGGCCGACGAGGTGCTGCTGCTGATCAAGACCACCACCGATCGTCTGGACGCGATGACCGCACGGCTGCGCGCCCTGCATCCCCATGAACTGCCGGAAGTGATCGCGGTCGAAGTCCACTCCGGCCTGCCCGCCTACCTGGACTGGGTGGCGGCCGAAACCGCCCCGACCGCCGTGCCCGGCCCGCCTGCACAGACTCCCGAATGA
- a CDS encoding protein-disulfide reductase DsbD family protein, whose product MRPSRAFVLASRLLLSLVLFATAAAPALAAAPSCTDRDNLMAVEDAFAFSAQATAADRIELRWKIAPGCYLYRHQLRIQADAGFAAGAPQIPAGVPHTDDYFGRVETYRDALTVVLPGQARAATTTLKVRYQGCADVGICYPPQTRSISVALPGAAADEPVVAFGAPAARGVPLGGGLLRKPGAGAVDAAPLPPEQAFAFEAITGDGNTLLLRFTPAQGYYLYRDKTSFKLDAAAVRAGITLGAPKWPAGRAHRDEHFGDVIVFFDQVDVPLPLQRTRTDAAKLTLTANFQGCQTDGICYPPMTRTVTLDVPTGTLTPKPAATTAAAAAPSAASTASANGAALSPASPGNDATVAAETAAPTSVTTAPGVASDNAPRGANLTWFSALLLALVGGLILNLMPCVLPVLSLKALSLAGNGEDPARARRHALWYTAGVVLSFVLLGGLALALRQAGLALGWGFQLQQPVVVAVLALLMFGLGLSMSGVWHVGGRWTGMGHALTTKTGPLGDFFTGVLAVVVATPCTAPFMGAALAWAFTAQTLVALLVFAVLGVGLALPFLVIGFVPALAHRLPRPGAWMETFKQALAFPLYLTAAWLAWVLGRQRGADAMGWWLAAAVLLALAAWAWTRARTTGHRWATVTAAIALLALVWPLHAIHTMPRPTATNAPAAPNDGVVAVPFSEQRLADLRASGRAVFVNVTADWCVTCKANERTVFRGDDFREAMAAANAVYMVGDWTDVDPALTAFLQRYKAVGVPLYVVFPRNGGEGRVLPVVLTSDAVRAALTEAGR is encoded by the coding sequence TTGCGCCCGTCGCGCGCCTTCGTCCTGGCCTCGCGACTGCTGCTGTCGCTCGTGCTGTTCGCCACCGCGGCCGCACCGGCACTGGCCGCGGCACCCTCGTGCACCGACCGCGACAACCTGATGGCGGTCGAGGACGCCTTCGCGTTCTCGGCGCAGGCCACGGCCGCCGACCGCATCGAGCTGCGCTGGAAGATCGCGCCGGGCTGCTATCTGTATCGCCACCAGCTGCGGATCCAGGCCGACGCGGGTTTCGCGGCCGGCGCGCCGCAGATCCCCGCCGGTGTTCCGCACACCGACGACTACTTCGGCCGCGTGGAGACCTACCGCGACGCGCTGACGGTGGTGCTGCCCGGGCAGGCGCGCGCGGCGACCACCACCCTCAAGGTGCGCTACCAGGGCTGCGCGGATGTCGGCATCTGCTACCCGCCGCAGACCCGCAGCATCAGCGTCGCCTTGCCGGGCGCAGCCGCGGACGAACCGGTGGTGGCCTTCGGCGCCCCGGCTGCGCGCGGCGTGCCGCTGGGCGGCGGCCTGTTGCGCAAACCCGGCGCGGGCGCCGTCGATGCCGCACCGCTGCCGCCCGAGCAGGCGTTCGCGTTCGAAGCGATCACCGGCGACGGCAACACCCTGCTGCTGCGCTTCACCCCGGCGCAGGGCTACTACCTGTATCGCGACAAGACCTCGTTCAAGCTCGATGCCGCCGCGGTCCGTGCCGGCATCACCCTGGGCGCGCCGAAGTGGCCTGCGGGCCGTGCGCATCGCGACGAGCACTTCGGTGACGTCATCGTGTTCTTCGACCAGGTCGACGTGCCGCTGCCGTTGCAGCGCACCCGCACCGACGCGGCGAAGCTGACGCTCACCGCGAACTTCCAGGGCTGCCAGACCGACGGCATCTGCTATCCGCCGATGACGCGGACGGTGACCCTGGACGTGCCGACCGGAACGCTCACGCCGAAGCCGGCCGCGACCACGGCGGCTGCCGCCGCACCGAGTGCAGCGAGCACGGCAAGCGCGAACGGCGCAGCACTGTCGCCGGCGTCGCCCGGCAACGACGCCACCGTCGCGGCGGAGACCGCCGCACCCACCAGCGTGACCACCGCACCCGGCGTCGCCAGCGACAACGCCCCGCGCGGCGCCAACCTCACCTGGTTCTCGGCGCTGCTGCTTGCCCTGGTCGGCGGTCTGATCCTCAACCTGATGCCGTGCGTGCTGCCGGTGCTGTCGCTGAAGGCGCTGTCGCTCGCCGGCAACGGCGAGGATCCGGCGCGCGCGCGCCGGCATGCGCTCTGGTACACGGCCGGCGTCGTGCTGAGCTTCGTGCTGTTGGGCGGGCTCGCGCTCGCGCTGCGCCAGGCCGGCCTCGCGCTGGGCTGGGGCTTCCAGCTGCAGCAGCCGGTGGTCGTCGCGGTGCTGGCACTGCTGATGTTCGGACTGGGCCTGAGCATGTCCGGCGTGTGGCACGTGGGTGGCCGCTGGACCGGCATGGGCCATGCGCTGACCACCAAGACCGGGCCGCTCGGCGACTTCTTCACCGGCGTGCTCGCGGTGGTGGTGGCCACGCCCTGCACCGCACCGTTCATGGGCGCGGCGCTGGCGTGGGCGTTCACCGCGCAAACGCTGGTGGCGCTGCTGGTGTTCGCGGTGCTCGGCGTGGGCCTGGCGCTGCCGTTCCTGGTCATCGGCTTCGTGCCGGCGTTGGCGCACCGCCTGCCGCGCCCGGGCGCGTGGATGGAGACCTTCAAGCAGGCGCTCGCCTTCCCGCTCTACCTCACCGCGGCCTGGCTCGCCTGGGTGCTCGGGCGCCAGCGCGGCGCCGATGCGATGGGCTGGTGGCTGGCGGCCGCGGTGCTGCTGGCGCTGGCGGCGTGGGCCTGGACGCGCGCGCGCACCACCGGCCACCGCTGGGCGACGGTCACTGCGGCGATCGCCCTGCTCGCCCTGGTCTGGCCGCTGCACGCGATCCACACCATGCCGCGCCCGACCGCCACGAACGCCCCGGCCGCGCCCAATGATGGCGTCGTCGCGGTGCCGTTCTCCGAACAGCGCCTGGCCGACCTGCGCGCCAGCGGCCGCGCGGTCTTCGTCAACGTCACCGCCGACTGGTGCGTCACCTGCAAGGCCAACGAACGCACCGTGTTCCGCGGCGACGACTTCCGCGAGGCGATGGCCGCCGCCAACGCCGTGTACATGGTCGGTGACTGGACCGACGTCGATCCCGCCCTCACCGCCTTCCTGCAACGCTACAAGGCGGTGGGCGTGCCGCTGTACGTGGTCTTCCCGCGCAACGGCGGCGAAGGCCGGGTGCTGCCGGTCGTGCTCACCAGCGATGCGGTACGCGCGGCGCTGACCGAAGCCGGGCGATGA